The following proteins are encoded in a genomic region of Arachis ipaensis cultivar K30076 chromosome B02, Araip1.1, whole genome shotgun sequence:
- the LOC107628601 gene encoding cytokinin riboside 5'-monophosphate phosphoribohydrolase LOG7, with the protein MEETKSRFKRICVYCGSSSGNKASYQEAAVQLGKELVEKRIDLVYGGGSVGLMGLVSQAVHDGGRHVLGVIPKSLMPREITGDPIGEVRAVSDMHQRKAEMARQADAFIALPGGYGTLEELLEIITWAQLGIHSKPVGLLNVDGFYNSLLSFIDKAVDEGFISPKARRIIVSAPTAKQLVTELEEHVPEQDEVVSKLVWEDRLNYVPESEVAM; encoded by the exons atggaagaaaccaAATCAAGATTCAAGAGGATTTGTGTGTATTGTGGAAGCAGTTCCGGAAACAAAGCTAGTTACCAGGAAGCTGCTGTTCAACTTGGAAAAGAGCTg GTTGAGAAAAGGATTGATCTTGTGTATGGAGGTGGGAGTGTGGGGTTGATGGGGCTTGTTTCTCAGGCTGTTCATGATGGTGGCCGCCATGTCCTAGG GGTAATCCCCAAAAGTCTCATGCCAAGAGag ATAACTGGTGATCCAATTGGTGAAGTGAGAGCAGTATCTGATATGCACCAAAGGAAAGCTGAGATGGCTCGTCAAGCTGATGCCTTCATTGCCCTACCTG GTGGTTATGGAACACTTGAGGAATTGCTGGAAATTATTACATGGGCGCAGCTTGGTATCCATAGCAAACCG GTGGGGCTGTTGAATGTGGATGGGTTTTACAATTCATTGTTAAGTTTCATAGACAAAGCCGTTGATGAAGGCTTTATTTCTCCAAAGGCACGTCGCATAATTGTGTCAGCACCCACAGCCAAACAATTGGTCACAGAACTTGAG GAACATGTACCTGAACAAGATGAGGTTGTATCCAAGTTGGTTTGGGAAGACAGGCTAAATTACGTGCCTGAATCAGAAGTTGCCATGTGA
- the LOC107626357 gene encoding Werner Syndrome-like exonuclease: MGDPNHHENHDAPTQVSGTTRAIISVVDHNLPYDDYNLYDVIFHTHTIHTLLTTSPSLVDTWLSDTLNHHSSSTTTTTVLVGLDIEWRPNAHRNSNNPVATLQLCIGNRCLVFQILHSPSVPQSLVDFLVNEGHTFLGVGVEEDVEKLLEDYNLNVKNFVDLRDLAENVLGESEMKRAGLKSLAERVLGLEIEKPKRISRSRWDNAWLTAEQVQYACIDAFVSFEVGRMLYGFVNGNGS, encoded by the coding sequence ATGGGAGACCCCAACCACCACGAGAACCACGACGCACCCACTCAAGTGAGTGGGACAACACGCGCCATCATAAGCGTCGTTGACCACAACCTTCCCTATGACGACTACAACCTCTACGATGTCATCTTCCACACCCACACCATCCACACTCTCCTCACCACTTCTCCCTCCCTTGTCGACACCTGGCTCTCCGACACCCTCAACCACCactcctcctccaccaccaccaccactgtcCTTGTCGGTCTCGACATCGAGTGGCGTCCCAACGCCCACCGCAACTCCAACAACCCAGTCGCCACTCTCCAGCTCTGCATCGGCAACCGCTGCCTCGTCTTCCAGATCCTTCACTCCCCCTCGGTTCCGCAGTCTCTCGTTGACTTTCTCGTTAACGAGGGACACACTTTCCTCGGCGTGGGAGTCGAGGAGGATGTGGAGAAGCTTTTAGAAGACTACAACCTCAACGTGAAAAATTTCGTTGACCTGAGGGATTTGGCGGAGAACGTGCTGGGTGAGAGTGAGATGAAAAGAGCGGGCCTGAAGAGTCTAGCGGAGAGGGTGCTCGGATTGGAGATCGAGAAGCCTAAGAGGATCAGTCGAAGCCGCTGGGATAACGCGTGGCTCACGGCGGAACAGGTTCAATACGCTTGCATTGATGCTTTCGTGTCGTTCGAAGTTGGAAGAATGCTGTATGGGTTTGTAAATGGAAACGGttcttga
- the LOC107626356 gene encoding 2-Cys peroxiredoxin BAS1, chloroplastic → MACSSAATSASLFSSTTRPLLSPKPLSPSSSLSIPNSLKPSHSSSAAAFSRSISIKRSSLHSRRSFSVRASSELPLVGNTAPDFEAEAVFDQEFIKVKLSEYIGKKYVILFFYPLDFTFVCPTEITAFSDRYAEFEALNTEILGVSVDSVFSHLAWVQTDRKAGGLGDLNYPLISDVTKSISKSYGVLIPDQGIALRGLFIIDKEGVIQHSTINNLAIGRSVDETKRTLQALQYVQENPDEVCPAGWKPGEKSMKPDPKLSKEYFSAV, encoded by the exons ATGGCTTGTTCATCAGCAGCTACCTctgcttctctcttctcttctacaaCAAGACCTCTTCTCTCTCCCAAACCCctttctccttcttcctctctctccatCCCAAATTCCCTCAAACCCTCTCATTCTTCTTCTGCTGCTGCTTTCTCTCGCTCAATCTCCATCAAACGCTCTTCATTGCATTCTCGCCGCAGCTTCAGTGTTAGAGCCTCG AGTGAACTTCCATTAGTTGGAAATACAGCCCCAGATTTCGAAGCAGAGGCTGTTTTTGATCAGGAGTTTATCAAG GTAAAACTCTCGGAATACATTGGGAAGAAGTATGTTATCCTCTTTTTCTACCCATTGGACTTCACCTTTGTTTGTCCAACAG AAATCACTGCTTTCAGTGACCGGTATGCGGAGTTTGAGGCACTAAATACTGAGATATTGGGCGTTTCAGTTGACAGTGTG tTCTCGCACCTTGCATGGGTTCAAACGGATAGAAAAGCAGGTGGTCTTGGCGATTTGAATTATCCATTGATTTCCGATGTCACCAAATCGATATCAAAATCTTACGGTGTCCTCATCCCTGATCAG GGGATTGCTTTGAGAGGGCTGTTCATCATTGACAAGGAAGGAGTTATCCAGCATTCCACCATTAACAACTTGGCAATTGGTAGAAGTGTTGATGAGACAAAGAGAACACTCCAG GCCTTGCAATATGTGCAGGAGAACCCGGACGAAGTTTGCCCTGCCGGATGGAAGCCCGGGGAGAAGTCCATGAAACCAGACCCCAAACTTAGCAAAGAGTACTTTTCCGCGGTGTAA
- the LOC107626358 gene encoding transcription factor E2FA-like produces MSGGAGPPPPRTKPDDSGVPIRPPLKRNLAFALMKPLFAQPDEYHSFSSTSGAPDSGRKLAADQQAEVVVVRSPQIKRKGGMTNIEGDSQKLSNVPGSANAASSPFKTPVSSKGGRTHAKSKVSKEGMQCPQTPISNSGSPSPLTPAGSCRYDNSLGMLTKKFVNLVKHSEDGNLDLNQAAETLEVKKRRIYDITNVLEGIGLIEKKLKNRIHWKGTESSSGDVDGDISMLKEEVEKLSLEEHRLDDRIREMQERLRSLSEDENKQKFLFVTEEDIKAVPCFQNETLIAIKAPHGTTLEVPDPEEAVDYLQRRYRIILRSTMGPIDVYLISQFEERFEEINGPEPPVSLPLPSSSGSNEPPVAEAVPAECSAKGLEPQPQIPSHTYSDLNTSQDFGGGMMKIVPSDADNDADYWLLSDADISITDMWRTDSSVDWNGVDMLHPDFGNIPTHQTPSSGIAETPSTVTNPNQR; encoded by the exons ATGTCCGGCGGCGCTGGACCTCCGCCGCCCCGTACGAAGCCGGATGATTCCGGCGTCCCTATCCGGCCGCCGCTAAAGCGCAACCTGGCATTTGCGTTGATGAAACCGCTGTTCGCTCAGCCGGACGAGTACCATAGCTTCTCCTCCACCTCCGGTGCTCCTGACTCCGGCAGGAAACTCGCCGCCGATCAACAGGCTGAAGTCGTTGTTGTTAGATCTCCG CAAATTAAGAGGAAGGGTGGAATGACTAATATTGAAGGAGACTCGCAAAAGCTTAGTAATGTTCCTGGATCAGCAAACGCAGCAAGTAGTCCTTTCAAAACTCCAGTGTCGTCCAAAGGGGGAAGGACGCATGCTAAGTCAAAGGTTTCCAAAGAAGGAATGCAATGCCCTCAGACACCCATCTCCAATTCTG GTTCCCCATCTCCTCTTACTCCTGCTGGAAGCTGTCGCTATGACAACTCCTTAG GTATGTTGACAAAAAAGTTTGTCAATTTGGTAAAGCATTCAGAAGATGGTAATCTTGACCTAAATCAAGCAGCAGAAACTTTGGAG GTGAAAAAGAGGAGGATATATGACATAACTAATGTTTTGGAAGGCATTGGTCTCATTGAAAAGAAGCTCAAGAACAGAATACATTGGAA GGGAACAGAATCTTCTTCCGGTGACGTGGATGGTGATATCTCGATGCTTAAG GAAGAAGTTGAGAAACTCTCCTTGGAAGAGCATAGATTAGATGACCGAATAAG GGAAATGCAAGAAAGGCTTAGGAGTTTGAGTGAAGATGAAAATAAGCAGAA GTTCCTTTTTGTGACTGAAGAAGATATTAAGGCCGTACCTTGCTTCCAG AATGAAACCCTGATAGCAATTAAAGCTCCACATGGAACCACCCTAGAAGTCCCTGATCCTGAGGAA GCTGTTGACTATCTGCAGAGGAGATATAGGATCATTCTTAGAAGTACTATGGGGCCCATTGATGTTTACCTTATCAG TCAATTCGAAGAGAGATTTGAAGAGATAAATGGTCCTGAGCCCCCTGTGAGCCTCCCGCTTCCTTCGAGTTCAGGGTCCAATGAACCACCGGTGGCAGAAGCAGTTCCTGCCGAGTGCAGTGCAAAAGGACTAGAACCTCAACCTCAGATCCCCTCTCACACGTACTCTGATCTAAACACATCACAAGACTTTGGTGGGGGCATGATGAAGATTGTCCCTTCAGATGCTGAT AATGATGCAGATTATTGGCTTCTATCAGATGCTGACATTAGCATAACAGATATGTGGAGAACAGATT CTAGTGTTGATTGGAATGGGGTAGACATGCTTCATCCTGACTTCGGAAATATCCCTACGCATCAAACTCCATCATCTGGGATTGCTGAAACTCCATCCACTGTAACTAATCCTAATCAGAGGTGA
- the LOC107628603 gene encoding uncharacterized protein LOC107628603 isoform X2, with protein MEHSAAATTATPKKSHLNLDTLPNKSSSSYTSLKDMLPFTAVNSPSPTPTAAATAASSSSGGGSISIRNRLVKQAAWAYLQPMSPSPCSPSGPNFIGRLRLRFESVSLRHRRRNAVIPCLSFVSDIVACFNRVFQYILHAITGQVSIFYFSLSNATSIFIKGKIDYCFYFLG; from the exons ATGGAACATTCCGCCGCCGCCACCACCGCCACACCAAAAAAATCACACCTCAACTTAGACACACTCCCCAACAAATCCTCCTCTTCTTACACTTCCCTCAAAGACATGCTTCCTTTCACCGCCGTGAACTCCCCCTCCCCAACTCCCACCGCCGCCGCCACTGCCGCCTCATCCTCCAGTGGCGGCGGCAGCATATCCATTCGCAACCGGCTTGTGAAGCAGGCTGCTTGGGCTTACCTCCAGCCCATGTCACCTTCACCGTGTAGCCCATCAGGCCCAAACTTCATCGGCCGCCTACGCCTCAGATTCGAATCCGTCAGCCTCCGCCACCGCCGCCGCAACGCCGTTATTCCTTGCCTGAGCTTCGTATCTGACATAGTTGCTTGTTTCAACCGAGTTTTCCAATATATACTTCACGCAATCACTGGCCAAGTATCAATCTTTTACTTTTC tctctcaaatGCAACCTCAATATTCATTAAGGggaaaattgattattgtttttattttttgggttAA
- the LOC107628603 gene encoding uncharacterized protein LOC107628603 isoform X1, whose protein sequence is MEHSAAATTATPKKSHLNLDTLPNKSSSSYTSLKDMLPFTAVNSPSPTPTAAATAASSSSGGGSISIRNRLVKQAAWAYLQPMSPSPCSPSGPNFIGRLRLRFESVSLRHRRRNAVIPCLSFVSDIVACFNRVFQYILHAITGQVSIFYFSLSNATSIFIKGKIDYCFYFLG, encoded by the exons ATGGAACATTCCGCCGCCGCCACCACCGCCACACCAAAAAAATCACACCTCAACTTAGACACACTCCCCAACAAATCCTCCTCTTCTTACACTTCCCTCAAAGACATGCTTCCTTTCACCGCCGTGAACTCCCCCTCCCCAACTCCCACCGCCGCCGCCACTGCCGCCTCATCCTCCAGTGGCGGCGGCAGCATATCCATTCGCAACCGGCTTGTGAAGCAGGCTGCTTGGGCTTACCTCCAGCCCATGTCACCTTCACCGTGTAGCCCATCAGGCCCAAACTTCATCGGCCGCCTACGCCTCAGATTCGAATCCGTCAGCCTCCGCCACCGCCGCCGCAACGCCGTTATTCCTTGCCTGAGCTTCGTATCTGACATAGTTGCTTGTTTCAACCGAGTTTTCCAATATATACTTCACGCAATCACTGGCCAAGTATCAATCTTTTACTTTTCTCTC tcaaatGCAACCTCAATATTCATTAAGGggaaaattgattattgtttttattttttgggttAA
- the LOC107628603 gene encoding uncharacterized protein LOC107628603 isoform X3, producing the protein MEHSAAATTATPKKSHLNLDTLPNKSSSSYTSLKDMLPFTAVNSPSPTPTAAATAASSSSGGGSISIRNRLVKQAAWAYLQPMSPSPCSPSGPNFIGRLRLRFESVSLRHRRRNAVIPCLSFVSDIVACFNRVFQYILHAITGQGIR; encoded by the exons ATGGAACATTCCGCCGCCGCCACCACCGCCACACCAAAAAAATCACACCTCAACTTAGACACACTCCCCAACAAATCCTCCTCTTCTTACACTTCCCTCAAAGACATGCTTCCTTTCACCGCCGTGAACTCCCCCTCCCCAACTCCCACCGCCGCCGCCACTGCCGCCTCATCCTCCAGTGGCGGCGGCAGCATATCCATTCGCAACCGGCTTGTGAAGCAGGCTGCTTGGGCTTACCTCCAGCCCATGTCACCTTCACCGTGTAGCCCATCAGGCCCAAACTTCATCGGCCGCCTACGCCTCAGATTCGAATCCGTCAGCCTCCGCCACCGCCGCCGCAACGCCGTTATTCCTTGCCTGAGCTTCGTATCTGACATAGTTGCTTGTTTCAACCGAGTTTTCCAATATATACTTCACGCAATCACTGGCCAA GGAATAAGGTGA
- the LOC107628602 gene encoding putative HVA22-like protein g isoform X1, which yields MIGDFLTRLLILIFGYAYPGFECYKTVEKNKVDIEELRFWCKYWTIVALYTIIEKFVDIFFGWLPFYGEAKIFMFVYLWNNKTKGTTVIYETILKPIISRHESDIDRKILELKARAKDYIVFYWQIAAQYGSGAFVQALQYVASQSVRMTANPPAATNNQKKEDQQEVPISTQPTPINKLKQIPSLSKTKKWPPSPPSSPSATTIIHRGTPKSRANNTEVDDEGESFGMDDTSVRERINKARARLRRLEGSQQSPRTPRTPFRDQE from the exons atgataggGGACTTCCTTACTCGGTTACTTAT CCTCATCTTCGGGTATGCATACCCTGGATTCGAATGCTATAAAACAGTGGAGAAAAATAAGGTTGACATTGAAGAACTTCGATTCTGGTGTAAATACTG GACCATTGTGGCACTTtacacaatcatagagaagtttGTAGACATATTTTTTGGATG GTTGCCATTCTATGGAGAGGCAAAGATTTTTATGTTCGTCTACCTTTGGAATAACAAAACCAAG GGAACAACTGTTATTTATGAAACAATATTGAAGCCTATTATATCAAGGCATGAGAGTGACATAGACAGAAAAATACTAGAACTTAAGGCAAGGGCAAAGGACTATATCGTCTTTTACTGGCAAATTGCAGCACAATATGGAAGTGGTGCTTTTGTTCAGGCTCTTCAATATGTGGCTTCTCAATCCGTTAGAATGACTGCTAATCCTCCTGCCGCCACTAATAATCAG AAAAAGGAAGATCAACAAGAAGTGCCTATATCAACACAACCAACACCAATTAATAAGTTGAAGCAAATTCCTTCTCTAAGCAAGACTAAGAAATGGCCACCAAGCCCGCCGTCGTCGCCGAGTGCGACCACAATCATCCACCGGGGGACTCCTAAGTCCCGAGCCAATAACACGGAGGTCGATGACGAGGGCGAGTCCTTCGGCATGGATGATACTAGTGTGAGGGAAAGAATCAACAAAGCTCGTGCAAGGCTAAGAAGGTTAGAAGGCTCACAACAAAGTCCTCGTACCCCACGAACACCATTTCGTGATCAAGAATAA
- the LOC107628602 gene encoding HVA22-like protein j isoform X2, with product MIGDFLTRLLILIFGYAYPGFECYKTVEKNKVDIEELRFWCKYWTIVALYTIIEKFVDIFFGWLPFYGEAKIFMFVYLWNNKTKGTTVIYETILKPIISRHESDIDRKILELKARAKDYIVFYWQIAAQYGSGAFVQALQYVASQSVRMTANPPAATNNQKQA from the exons atgataggGGACTTCCTTACTCGGTTACTTAT CCTCATCTTCGGGTATGCATACCCTGGATTCGAATGCTATAAAACAGTGGAGAAAAATAAGGTTGACATTGAAGAACTTCGATTCTGGTGTAAATACTG GACCATTGTGGCACTTtacacaatcatagagaagtttGTAGACATATTTTTTGGATG GTTGCCATTCTATGGAGAGGCAAAGATTTTTATGTTCGTCTACCTTTGGAATAACAAAACCAAG GGAACAACTGTTATTTATGAAACAATATTGAAGCCTATTATATCAAGGCATGAGAGTGACATAGACAGAAAAATACTAGAACTTAAGGCAAGGGCAAAGGACTATATCGTCTTTTACTGGCAAATTGCAGCACAATATGGAAGTGGTGCTTTTGTTCAGGCTCTTCAATATGTGGCTTCTCAATCCGTTAGAATGACTGCTAATCCTCCTGCCGCCACTAATAATCAG AAGCAGGCGTGA
- the LOC110269335 gene encoding uncharacterized protein LOC110269335, producing the protein MAEHQQYLCMMSEDKIYGINLKKLIPEKEEKDENQDENEEQNKEVEDWKNLPNFCFDFSKDLSLRYMHALELDSKIHLIGGQKCNSEDGSYKPSNKVYKLDFDFTDDNDDDNDDDDNNKEEPQINEAELIPQTPTYFGEDKCLVTKIRGDHYFLILDDAAPASVPNNNFWVLRSETREWEPLPAAPNPGIAGIGAQTHWFVFYDILYIRIALVDGRIFVLYYESDDPEKGWTLHHDEDDFTSSFWLTIDDQRRFFTPHILPFPSLPGFDFDCCVTLSFFLEEEFTIHALLVTRLGVKYFQEIKGCFDEIPSFLRKVEPILLDLGNGKVCVMLCGFEKRHGCGDRFLCVLVLSLAMKEGVEVNLLEYPPAERDFLIVNVISKSFYTLKEDPNECTYDL; encoded by the exons ATGGCGGAACACCAACAATATCTTTGCATGATGTCGGAAGATAAGATTTATggtatcaatctcaagaaatTAATACCAGAAAAAGAGGAAAAGGACGAGAACCAGGACGAGAACGAAGAACAAAACAAAGAAGTGGAGGATTGGAAAAATCTACCAaatttttgctttgatttttcCAAAGATCTTTCGTTAAGATACATGCATGCATTGGAATTGGATTCTAAGATTCATCTTATTGGAGGTCAAAAATGTAACTCTGAAGATGGTTCATATAAACCATCAAACAAAGTCTACAAACTTGACTTTGATTTCACCGACGATAATGACGACGACAACGACGACGACGACAATAACAAAGAAGAACCGCAAATAAATGAAGCCGAATTAATTCCACAAACTCCTACATACTTTGGTGAAGATAAATGTTTAGTTACAAAAATTAGAGGCGATCATTATTTTTTAATACTAGATGACGCTGCACCTGCATCCGTACCTAACAATAATTTTTGGGTTCTGAGATCCGAGACAAGAGAATGGGAACCATTACCGGCTGCTCCGAACCCCGGAATAGCCGGTATTGGAGCCCAAACTCATTGGTTTGTTTTCTATGATATTCTCTACATTCGAATTGCTTTGGTAGATGGTAGAATTTTTGTTCTATATTATGAATCAGACGATCCAGAGAAGGGGTGGACGTTGCATCACGATGAAGATGATTTTACGAGTTCTTTTTGGCTTACAATTGATGATCAACGTAGATTTTTCACTCCACATATTCTTCCTTTTCCATCTTTACCAG gttttgattttgattgttGCGTGACGCTTTCTTTCTTCCTTGaagaagaatttacaatccatgCTTTACTAGTGACTCGACTTGGTGTTAAGTACTTTCAAGAGATTAAAGGATGTTTTGACGAAATCCCATCGTTTCTTCGAAAAGTGGAGCCGATTCTTCTTGATCTCGGCAACGGCAAGGTTTGTGTCATGTTATGTGGCTTTGAAAAGAGACATGGTTGTGGAGACAGATTCTTATGTGTATTGGTTCTTAGTCTTGCCATGAAAGAGGGAGTTGAAGTTAATCTTTTGGAATATCCTCCAGCAGAGCGTGATTTCTTAATCGTTAATGTAATTAGTAAATCTTTCTATACCTTGAAGGAAGACCCTAATGAATG TACATATGACTTATGA